A genomic window from Pseudomonas cavernicola includes:
- a CDS encoding paraquat-inducible protein A → MPDPADSHGLSELPLETMVACHECDLLMLKPQLQSGESAECPRCGYELYRHRHQVVRRSLALVTAALLLYVPANFLPIMQLNLLGQSSQDTVWSGVLGLYGTGMQGIAVVVFLCSMGVPLLKLLCQLAVLLSIRWGIGRSYGLLLYRIYQHLREWGMLEVYLMGTLVSIVKLIGLADLSLGFGLACFIGLLLLQVWLEVTMSPHQIWEALSGEDAHAGH, encoded by the coding sequence ATGCCTGATCCGGCCGATTCCCATGGATTGTCTGAATTGCCCTTGGAAACTATGGTGGCCTGCCACGAATGCGACCTGCTGATGCTTAAGCCGCAGTTGCAGAGTGGCGAGAGCGCTGAATGCCCGCGCTGTGGGTATGAGTTGTATAGGCATCGCCATCAGGTGGTGCGACGCAGTCTAGCTCTAGTCACCGCGGCTTTACTGCTCTATGTCCCGGCGAATTTCCTACCGATCATGCAGCTCAATCTGCTCGGGCAGAGCTCTCAGGACACGGTTTGGAGTGGTGTGCTGGGGCTGTATGGCACCGGCATGCAAGGCATCGCGGTGGTGGTGTTTCTCTGCAGCATGGGGGTCCCTCTGTTAAAGCTGCTGTGTCAGCTTGCCGTACTGCTTAGCATTCGTTGGGGTATCGGGCGTAGTTATGGCTTGCTGCTTTATCGTATCTACCAGCATCTGCGGGAGTGGGGAATGCTCGAGGTGTACCTGATGGGAACCCTAGTGTCGATCGTCAAACTGATCGGCCTGGCAGATCTGAGTCTGGGATTCGGCTTGGCATGTTTTATTGGCTTACTTTTGCTGCAGGTCTGGCTGGAGGTGACCATGTCGCCGCACCAGATATGGGAAGCTTTGTCGGGAGAGGACGCCCATGCGGGCCATTGA
- a CDS encoding paraquat-inducible protein A, which yields MRAIDAGILICPECHQLNKQEQHCDKQFCTRCGGLVHARRPNSLVRTWALLVTSAILYIPANLLPIMTINFLGKGEPSTIMEGVIELIQADMFPIAAVVFVASILVPTFKLVGISLLLYSVQRHLPMSPRQRILMYRFIEWIGRWSMLDVFVIAILVALVNFGNLATIEPGHGAAAFASVVVLTMLAALTFDPRLIWDNTESDDDNE from the coding sequence ATGCGGGCCATTGATGCGGGCATCTTGATTTGCCCGGAATGCCATCAGCTAAATAAGCAAGAGCAGCATTGCGACAAGCAGTTTTGCACCCGCTGTGGTGGCTTGGTGCATGCGCGTCGGCCAAACAGTCTGGTACGGACGTGGGCGCTACTAGTTACTTCCGCGATTCTGTACATCCCGGCCAATCTGCTACCGATCATGACGATCAACTTCCTCGGCAAGGGCGAGCCCTCGACCATCATGGAGGGGGTGATCGAGCTGATCCAGGCGGACATGTTCCCTATCGCCGCGGTGGTCTTCGTCGCGAGCATTCTGGTGCCGACCTTCAAGCTGGTGGGAATTTCCTTACTGCTCTATTCGGTACAACGGCACCTGCCGATGTCGCCGCGCCAGCGTATTCTCATGTACCGCTTTATCGAATGGATTGGCCGTTGGTCGATGCTGGACGTCTTTGTCATCGCGATCTTGGTGGCGTTGGTGAATTTTGGAAACTTGGCCACTATTGAGCCGGGCCATGGTGCTGCGGCTTTTGCCAGTGTGGTGGTGTTGACCATGCTGGCTGCCCTCACTTTC